The Dreissena polymorpha isolate Duluth1 chromosome 10, UMN_Dpol_1.0, whole genome shotgun sequence genome includes a region encoding these proteins:
- the LOC127849024 gene encoding nucleolar protein 58-like, which yields MSDYKDIIRKPETLNWFKAAMGMNITRHCLLDIVKDATQELYDTIRKEINRKYGILEHVVCSQCHTSNDDLTQKENVCTKARDVGREVRHAPAMSMNSQDSDRAIDTLEALMQSLTHVNHQVTAKTAVDKLKQRGRGSEEGGERRESRREEGEEGERERESEESRRGEGESAESERGEEKENREERNDEESSTAEGKRKRKKEDKETKRQERERESKKEEREKESREKKRKREKKKEKRKEEMNRKKERHKEKRNKEQKPHYIHYIIYPLYLSLSLPPSGTGSSQPHNRHGKVPDALVSKHVLIEARETHGVQYPSHNQPKKGNKIQDRLTNTREDASMDKANTECFH from the exons ATGTCAGATTACAAGGACATCATTCGCAAGCCGGAAACCCTCAACTGGTTTAAGGCGGCCATGGGTATGAATATAACACGTCACTGCCTGCTCGACATTGTAAAAGACGCTACTCAGGAATTGTATGACACTATTCGTAAAGAGATCAATAGAAAATACGGTATCCTGGAGCACGTTGTCTGCAGTCAGTGTCACACTTCAAAC GACGACCTGACACAAAAGGAGAATGTCTGCACCAAG GCTAGAGATGTGGGTCGTGAAGTACGACATGCGCCCGCAATGTCCATGAACAGCCAGGATAGTGACAGAGCCATCGACACTCTAGAAGCGCTGATGCAGAGCCTGACACATGTAAACCACCAGGTGACGGCGAAGACTGCAGTTGACAAGTTAAAACAG AGGGGGAGAGGGAGCGAGGAAGGCGGAGAGAGAAGAGAGAGCAGGCGAGAAGAGGGAGAGGAgggagagcgagagagagagagcgaggagTCGAGGAGAGGAGAAGGAGAGAGCGCAGAGAGCGAGCGAGGAGAGGAGAAAGAAAACAGAGAAGAAAGAAACGACGAAGAAAGCAGCACCGCAGAAGGAAAGAGAAAGCGAAAGAAAGAAGACAAAGAAACGAAGAgacaagagagag agagagagagcaaGAAAGAAGAGAGAGAAAAGGAGAGCAGAGAAAAGAAGAGAAAGAGAGAAAAGAAGAAAGAAAAACGAAAAGAAGAAATGaatagaaagaaagaaagacataaagaaaaaagaaataaagAACAAAAACCTCACTATATCCACTATATTATCTAtcctctctatctctctctctctct GCCGCCTTCCGGTACCGGAAGTTCCCAGCCACACAATAGGCACGGGAAGGTCCCTGATGCGCTCGTGTCTAAGCACGTACTCATCGAGGCACGTGAAACACATGGTGTCCAG TACCCTAGTCATAATCAACCCAAGAAAGGCAACAAGATACAGGACAGACTAACGAACACAAGGGAAGATGCGAGTATGGACAAAGCAAATACTGAATGCTTCCATTAA